The following coding sequences are from one Paracoccus alcaliphilus window:
- the ampC gene encoding class C beta-lactamase codes for MKHLSIFSILLSATWFTPVVAQEGQTDFAEKAAPAFERVIEEYDIPGLVVGVTHGGKHSLYQTGLASRGDNRPVTPDTVFELGSISKIFNVTMAALAEKRGTLSLDEPVATYLPSLQGSQAGDLTLMDLATHHSGGLPLQVPDAAEDVDQLVNWLQNWQQPEPDARSYSNVSIGLLGHITASMMDTSYAEAAETILFPALGLTNTWINVPSDAMDQYAYGYDRKTNAPIRVTPGLLDDEAYGVKSTARDMLTLLDIELGNGDVSSEMREAIARTQDGQFQTRLFTQAMIWESYPWPADLERMVEGNGYDFILNPQPMEAIDASTEGEVILNKTGSTNGFGGYVVMVPSEELGVVVLANRNYPNEERVRATYDLMSRILVK; via the coding sequence ATGAAACATCTTTCCATCTTTTCAATCCTGCTTTCCGCAACCTGGTTCACACCAGTGGTTGCGCAGGAAGGTCAAACAGATTTCGCCGAGAAAGCGGCCCCGGCTTTTGAGCGGGTCATAGAGGAATATGACATCCCCGGTCTCGTGGTGGGCGTAACACATGGTGGAAAGCACAGCCTTTACCAAACCGGTCTTGCGTCCAGGGGGGATAATCGCCCGGTCACGCCTGACACTGTTTTCGAACTCGGGTCCATCAGCAAGATCTTCAACGTCACAATGGCTGCTCTAGCAGAGAAGCGGGGTACGCTTTCTCTTGATGAGCCCGTCGCTACCTATCTGCCATCCCTCCAAGGTTCCCAGGCGGGTGATCTTACCCTGATGGACCTTGCAACACATCACTCGGGTGGGTTGCCGCTGCAAGTGCCGGACGCGGCGGAGGATGTCGATCAGCTGGTGAATTGGCTTCAGAATTGGCAGCAGCCTGAGCCTGACGCGCGAAGCTATTCCAACGTCAGCATCGGACTGCTGGGTCATATCACTGCCAGCATGATGGACACGAGCTATGCGGAAGCAGCAGAGACCATCCTTTTCCCCGCGCTCGGGCTGACGAACACATGGATCAATGTCCCATCGGACGCGATGGATCAATACGCCTACGGGTATGATCGCAAGACGAACGCACCAATTCGGGTGACGCCGGGGCTGCTTGACGACGAGGCGTATGGGGTGAAATCGACCGCTCGGGATATGCTGACACTGCTGGATATCGAACTCGGGAACGGCGACGTTTCCTCCGAAATGCGCGAGGCCATTGCCCGCACACAGGACGGTCAATTCCAGACGCGGCTCTTTACGCAAGCCATGATCTGGGAATCATATCCATGGCCTGCGGACCTTGAGCGGATGGTGGAGGGAAACGGCTATGATTTCATTCTCAATCCTCAGCCTATGGAGGCAATAGACGCCTCAACCGAAGGCGAGGTCATCCTGAACAAGACTGGTTCCACGAATGGCTTTGGCGGCTATGTCGTGATGGTCCCGAGCGAGGAACTGGGCGTCGTTGTTTTGGCAAACCGCAACTACCCCAACGAAGAGCGCGTTCGCGCCACTTATGACCTGATGAGCCGCATTCTCGTGAAATAA
- a CDS encoding ABC transporter ATP-binding protein: MSQPLLSTSGLRKGFTGTGEPAVRDVSLQVAAGEILALIGPSGCGKSTTLRMIAGLEAPDSGRVFLSGRDITALATEKRDIGMVFQDYALFPHMSVAQNILFGARDSGPQVLERLLDMVGLSGLAHRYPDELSGGQQQRVALARSFAARPRVILLDEPFSNLDPTLRAATRREIRRMLKSSGLGVIVVTHDQEEALSFADRVAVMHEGAIQQAGTAQEVYDHPVNAFVAGFLGRTNLIEGIADGTTCATPLGRVRLDRSATGLVTLSVRPESLTLRPSDAPDAGRVSAVEFKGHDLTYWVDWRGMEVQVDALNDLRLHEGATVTLEIRGPAVALQDHVRG; the protein is encoded by the coding sequence ATGTCTCAGCCCCTGCTTTCCACCTCTGGCCTGCGCAAAGGTTTCACCGGCACCGGTGAACCGGCGGTCCGCGATGTGTCCTTGCAGGTGGCAGCGGGCGAGATCCTTGCGCTGATCGGCCCCTCGGGCTGCGGCAAATCCACCACCCTGCGGATGATCGCGGGGCTGGAGGCGCCCGACAGCGGCCGTGTCTTTCTGTCAGGGCGCGACATCACCGCGCTGGCCACCGAAAAGCGCGATATCGGTATGGTGTTTCAGGATTACGCGCTGTTTCCGCATATGAGCGTGGCGCAGAACATCCTGTTCGGCGCGCGCGATTCCGGCCCGCAGGTGCTGGAACGGCTGTTGGACATGGTCGGCCTCAGCGGTTTGGCCCACCGTTACCCGGACGAGCTGTCCGGCGGTCAGCAGCAGCGTGTCGCCCTTGCGCGCAGTTTTGCCGCCCGGCCGCGGGTGATCCTGCTGGACGAGCCGTTCTCGAACCTCGATCCCACCCTGCGCGCCGCCACGCGGCGAGAGATCCGGCGGATGCTGAAATCCTCGGGTCTGGGCGTGATCGTGGTGACCCATGATCAGGAAGAGGCGCTGAGTTTTGCCGACCGTGTGGCGGTGATGCACGAGGGCGCGATCCAGCAGGCAGGCACCGCGCAAGAGGTTTACGACCACCCGGTCAACGCCTTCGTGGCCGGGTTTCTGGGCCGCACCAACCTGATCGAGGGTATCGCTGACGGCACCACCTGCGCGACCCCTCTGGGCCGGGTGCGGCTGGACCGCTCGGCCACCGGGCTGGTCACGCTGTCGGTGCGCCCCGAAAGCCTGACCCTGCGTCCCTCCGACGCCCCCGATGCGGGGCGTGTATCGGCGGTCGAGTTCAAGGGCCATGACCTGACCTATTGGGTCGATTGGCGGGGAATGGAGGTGCAGGTCGATGCCCTGAACGACCTGCGCCTGCACGAGGGCGCGACCGTCACACTGGAAATCCGCGGCCCCGCAGTGGCGTTGCAGGATCACGTGCGGGGGTGA
- the ileS gene encoding isoleucine--tRNA ligase, with protein MSANDSRPDVTDYRETVFLPQTDFPMRAGLPLREPEWLARWARIGIYDRLRERSGGRAPFILHDGPPYANGNLHIGHALNKVLKDFITRSQQMMGRDARYVPGWDCHGLPIEWKIEEQYRQKGQDKDAVDVVEFRQECRRFAEHWVDVQRDEFKRLGVTGKWDDPYLTMDFHAEAVIAAEFMKLVMNGSLYQGSKPVMWSPVEKTALAEAEVEYKDHTSHTIWVRFRPVGDALGGASVVIWTTTPWTIPQNRAVAFNPGIAYGLYEVEAAAENATATPGERLVLADALAESVMVAAKVEGYRRVADVPAADLEGLLLAHPFRGVEGADGEWDYDVPMLPGDHVTDEAGTGFVHTAPSHGDDDYQLGLKHGLPMTYNVEPDGSYRANLPIFGGEAIIQPDGKDGPGNVSVIKQLAYAGALLAKGKVKHSYPHSWRSKAPLIYRNTPQWFAAIDKPLADGMGEYGDTIRARALASIDRLVRWTPQSGRNRIHSMVENRPDWVLSRQRAWGVPLTCFVRRGVKPDAADYLLRDQRVNDRIIAAFERDGADSWYRDGFKAQMLDGVANPEDYEQVMDVLDVWFDSGSTHAFVLRDRADGSPDGIADLYLEGTDQHRGWFQSSLLQASATKGRAPYKGVLTHGFTLDEKGMKMSKSLGNTIVPAKVVEQYGADILRLWVAQVDYSADSRIGPEILKGVADSYRRLRNTLRFMLGSLAGFDEAEKLAPDQMPELEQWVLHRLAQLDHAVRKGYDAYDFQGLFQTLFQFCTVDLSAFYFDIRKDALYCDASDSLRRRAARTVLDILFHRLVTWLAPILPFTTEDVWLSRFPSESDSVHLHDFPATPADWLNEPLAVKWDHIRRARRVVTAALEVKRTDKTIGASLEAAPVVHVEEPEMLAALKSVEFADICITSDLSLTADPTPAEAFRLSELPGLGVVFELAEGEKCQRCWKILPDVGSHAHPGVCGRCDQVLS; from the coding sequence ATGAGCGCGAATGACAGTCGCCCTGACGTCACCGATTACCGCGAGACCGTTTTCCTGCCGCAGACCGATTTCCCGATGCGGGCCGGTCTGCCACTGCGCGAGCCGGAATGGCTGGCCCGGTGGGCACGGATCGGCATCTATGACCGGCTGCGAGAGCGGTCCGGGGGCAGGGCGCCGTTCATTTTGCATGATGGCCCGCCCTATGCGAACGGCAACCTGCATATCGGGCATGCGCTGAACAAGGTGCTGAAGGATTTCATCACCCGCTCGCAGCAGATGATGGGGCGGGATGCGCGCTATGTTCCCGGCTGGGACTGCCACGGGCTGCCGATCGAATGGAAGATCGAGGAGCAGTATCGCCAGAAGGGGCAGGACAAGGACGCCGTCGATGTGGTCGAGTTCCGGCAGGAATGCCGCCGCTTTGCCGAGCATTGGGTGGATGTGCAGCGCGACGAGTTCAAGCGGCTGGGCGTCACCGGCAAGTGGGACGATCCCTATCTGACCATGGATTTCCACGCCGAGGCGGTGATCGCGGCCGAGTTCATGAAGCTTGTGATGAATGGCAGCCTCTATCAGGGGTCGAAGCCGGTGATGTGGTCGCCGGTCGAAAAGACCGCGCTGGCCGAAGCCGAGGTCGAATACAAGGACCATACCAGCCACACGATCTGGGTGCGGTTCAGGCCGGTGGGCGATGCCTTGGGCGGCGCTTCGGTGGTGATCTGGACGACGACGCCCTGGACGATTCCGCAGAACCGCGCGGTGGCCTTCAATCCCGGCATCGCCTATGGGCTGTATGAGGTGGAAGCGGCGGCCGAAAACGCCACGGCGACTCCCGGTGAAAGGCTGGTTCTGGCCGATGCGCTGGCCGAGAGCGTGATGGTGGCGGCGAAGGTCGAGGGTTATCGCCGTGTGGCCGATGTGCCTGCGGCGGATCTTGAGGGACTGCTGCTGGCCCATCCGTTCCGTGGCGTCGAAGGCGCAGATGGCGAATGGGATTACGACGTGCCGATGCTGCCCGGCGATCACGTCACCGATGAGGCGGGGACGGGGTTCGTTCATACCGCGCCCAGTCATGGCGACGACGACTATCAGCTTGGTCTGAAGCACGGGTTGCCGATGACCTATAATGTCGAGCCGGACGGATCCTATCGCGCGAATCTGCCGATCTTCGGGGGCGAGGCGATCATTCAGCCCGATGGGAAGGACGGGCCGGGCAATGTCAGCGTCATCAAGCAACTGGCTTATGCCGGCGCGCTGCTGGCGAAGGGCAAGGTCAAACACAGCTATCCGCATAGCTGGCGGTCGAAGGCGCCGCTGATCTATCGCAATACGCCGCAATGGTTCGCGGCCATCGACAAGCCGCTGGCTGACGGCATGGGCGAATATGGCGACACCATCCGCGCCCGCGCGCTGGCCAGTATCGACAGGCTGGTGCGCTGGACCCCGCAATCGGGGCGCAACCGCATCCACTCGATGGTCGAGAACCGGCCCGACTGGGTGCTGTCGCGCCAGCGGGCATGGGGGGTGCCGCTGACCTGTTTCGTGCGTCGCGGCGTCAAGCCCGATGCCGCGGATTACCTGCTGCGCGATCAGCGGGTGAATGACCGGATCATCGCCGCCTTTGAACGGGACGGTGCCGATAGCTGGTATCGCGACGGCTTCAAGGCACAGATGCTTGACGGCGTGGCGAACCCCGAGGATTACGAACAGGTCATGGATGTGCTGGACGTGTGGTTCGACAGCGGTTCGACCCATGCTTTCGTGCTGCGCGACCGCGCCGATGGCTCGCCCGATGGCATTGCCGATCTGTATCTGGAAGGCACCGACCAGCATCGCGGCTGGTTCCAGTCCTCGTTGTTGCAGGCCAGCGCGACGAAGGGGCGCGCGCCCTATAAGGGTGTGCTGACGCATGGGTTCACGCTGGATGAGAAGGGCATGAAGATGTCCAAATCTCTGGGCAATACCATCGTCCCCGCCAAGGTCGTCGAACAATATGGCGCCGATATCCTGCGGCTTTGGGTGGCGCAGGTCGATTACAGCGCCGACAGCCGCATCGGGCCGGAAATCCTGAAAGGGGTGGCCGACAGCTATCGCCGGCTGCGCAATACGTTGCGCTTCATGCTGGGCAGCCTGGCCGGTTTCGACGAGGCCGAGAAGCTCGCGCCCGATCAGATGCCCGAGCTGGAGCAATGGGTGCTGCATCGTCTGGCGCAGCTGGATCATGCGGTGCGCAAGGGTTACGACGCCTATGATTTCCAGGGGCTGTTCCAGACGCTGTTCCAGTTCTGCACCGTCGATCTGTCGGCCTTCTATTTCGACATCCGCAAGGATGCGCTTTATTGCGACGCGTCGGACAGTCTGCGCCGCCGGGCCGCCCGGACGGTGCTGGACATCCTGTTCCACCGGCTGGTCACATGGCTGGCGCCGATCCTGCCCTTCACGACCGAGGATGTCTGGCTGTCGCGCTTCCCGTCTGAATCCGACAGCGTGCATCTGCATGACTTCCCGGCGACGCCCGCCGACTGGCTGAACGAGCCGCTGGCGGTGAAATGGGACCATATCCGCCGTGCCCGCCGCGTGGTTACCGCCGCGCTGGAGGTCAAGCGGACCGACAAGACCATCGGCGCCAGTCTCGAGGCCGCGCCGGTCGTCCATGTCGAGGAGCCCGAGATGCTGGCGGCGCTGAAATCGGTGGAGTTCGCCGATATCTGCATCACCTCGGACCTGTCGCTGACCGCCGATCCCACCCCGGCCGAGGCCTTCCGCCTGTCCGAACTGCCCGGTCTTGGCGTGGTGTTCGAATTGGCCGAGGGCGAGAAATGCCAGCGTTGCTGGAAGATCCTGCCCGATGTCGGATCGCATGCCCATCCCGGTGTCTGCGGGCGCTGCGATCAGGTTCTGTCCTGA